Proteins co-encoded in one Diprion similis isolate iyDipSimi1 chromosome 13, iyDipSimi1.1, whole genome shotgun sequence genomic window:
- the LOC124413897 gene encoding 1,5-anhydro-D-fructose reductase-like isoform X1, with amino-acid sequence MIYRISNRMWRNTSGLRTGLSATLLLHYSKGIAAAAAAMQSIRLSSNCEIPTVGLGTWQSGPEEIEKAVETALENGYRHIDTAFNYNNEEAIGRSLKKWFDKGGQRRDLFITSKLPHYGNRPGDVEKFIKLSLEKLQLDYLDMYLIHMPFAFVKDPNGYAPTIDPDGFYELDLKTDPVSVWKEMEKQVKNGRAISIGLSNFNEKQITEVWDNADIKPSNLQIELHAYQQQKRLRELCRRYNIAVTAYSPLASPGAKTHFQTKYNYSAEKFPDLLGHPVVKEIAAAHGKTTAQVLLRHLVQQGIVVIPKSASPQRIKQNIDLFDFELTQTETNSLDALDRGADGRIFHFLFFKGVEKHPHYPFKDELDH; translated from the exons ATGATTTATCGCATCTCGAACAGAATGTG GAGGAATACTTCCGGACTTAGAACCGGGTTATCCGCTACCCTGTTACTGCATTACTCGAAGGGAATAGCGGCGGCCGCAGCAGCGATGCAAAGTATACGGTTGTCATCGAACTGCGAGATTCCGACAGTCGGACTTGGGACATGGCAG TCAGGGCCCGAGGAAATTGAAAAGGCCGTCGAAACCGCGTTGGAAAATGGATACAGGCATATCGACACGGCTTTCAATTACAACAATGAAGAAGCTATTGGACGAAGCTTGAAAAAATGGTTCGACAAGGGCGGTCAACGTCGCGACCTCTTCATTACGTCAAAA CTACCGCACTATGGAAACAGACCAGGCGACGTTGAGAAGTTCATAAAATTGTCATTGGAAAAGCTACAGCTTGATTACTTGGACATGTACTTGATCCATATGCCATTCGCGTTTGTTAAGGACCCCAATGGATACGCTCCGACGATTGATCCAGACGGTTTTTACGAGCTGGATCTAAAGACGGACCCCGTCTCTGTATGGAAG GAAATGGAGAAACAAGTTAAAAACGGTAGAGCCATATCGATCGGACTGAGCAATTTCAATGAGAAACAAATAACGGAAGTTTGGGATAACGCTGATATAAAACCGAGTAACTTACAG ATCGAGCTACACGCCTATCAGCAACAAAAGCGACTGCGCGAGCTTTGCAGAAGGTACAATATCGCAGTGACCGCTTACAGTCCGCTGGCATCACCTGGAGCGAAAACTCACTTCCAAACAAAGTACAATTACAGCGCGGAAAAGTTTCCTGATCTTCTGGGTCATCCGGTCGTTAAAGAAATCGCCGCGGCTCACGGTAAGACGACGGCTCAAGTTTTGCTGCGGCACCTTGTACAGCAGGGGATCGTTGTCATCCCGAAGAGCGCCAGTCCTCAGCGGATCAAACAAAACATCGATCTATTCGATTTCGAACTAACACAAACGGAGACGAACTCGTTAGATGCGCTTGACCGCGGCGCAGACGggagaatttttcacttcctGTTTTTTAAGGG TGTGGAAAAACATCCGCATTACCCGTTCAAGGACGAATTGGACCATTAA
- the LOC124413897 gene encoding 1,5-anhydro-D-fructose reductase-like isoform X2, which yields MQSIRLSSNCEIPTVGLGTWQSGPEEIEKAVETALENGYRHIDTAFNYNNEEAIGRSLKKWFDKGGQRRDLFITSKLPHYGNRPGDVEKFIKLSLEKLQLDYLDMYLIHMPFAFVKDPNGYAPTIDPDGFYELDLKTDPVSVWKEMEKQVKNGRAISIGLSNFNEKQITEVWDNADIKPSNLQIELHAYQQQKRLRELCRRYNIAVTAYSPLASPGAKTHFQTKYNYSAEKFPDLLGHPVVKEIAAAHGKTTAQVLLRHLVQQGIVVIPKSASPQRIKQNIDLFDFELTQTETNSLDALDRGADGRIFHFLFFKGVEKHPHYPFKDELDH from the exons ATGCAAAGTATACGGTTGTCATCGAACTGCGAGATTCCGACAGTCGGACTTGGGACATGGCAG TCAGGGCCCGAGGAAATTGAAAAGGCCGTCGAAACCGCGTTGGAAAATGGATACAGGCATATCGACACGGCTTTCAATTACAACAATGAAGAAGCTATTGGACGAAGCTTGAAAAAATGGTTCGACAAGGGCGGTCAACGTCGCGACCTCTTCATTACGTCAAAA CTACCGCACTATGGAAACAGACCAGGCGACGTTGAGAAGTTCATAAAATTGTCATTGGAAAAGCTACAGCTTGATTACTTGGACATGTACTTGATCCATATGCCATTCGCGTTTGTTAAGGACCCCAATGGATACGCTCCGACGATTGATCCAGACGGTTTTTACGAGCTGGATCTAAAGACGGACCCCGTCTCTGTATGGAAG GAAATGGAGAAACAAGTTAAAAACGGTAGAGCCATATCGATCGGACTGAGCAATTTCAATGAGAAACAAATAACGGAAGTTTGGGATAACGCTGATATAAAACCGAGTAACTTACAG ATCGAGCTACACGCCTATCAGCAACAAAAGCGACTGCGCGAGCTTTGCAGAAGGTACAATATCGCAGTGACCGCTTACAGTCCGCTGGCATCACCTGGAGCGAAAACTCACTTCCAAACAAAGTACAATTACAGCGCGGAAAAGTTTCCTGATCTTCTGGGTCATCCGGTCGTTAAAGAAATCGCCGCGGCTCACGGTAAGACGACGGCTCAAGTTTTGCTGCGGCACCTTGTACAGCAGGGGATCGTTGTCATCCCGAAGAGCGCCAGTCCTCAGCGGATCAAACAAAACATCGATCTATTCGATTTCGAACTAACACAAACGGAGACGAACTCGTTAGATGCGCTTGACCGCGGCGCAGACGggagaatttttcacttcctGTTTTTTAAGGG TGTGGAAAAACATCCGCATTACCCGTTCAAGGACGAATTGGACCATTAA